The Dissulfurirhabdus thermomarina DNA window AGGGCATAGAGGGGGGATAAGACGAGATTCGCGGCGGCGCGGGCCGGCCGGGGTCTTCAGGGGTATACCAGGTAAAGAAAACGGGGGTGTGGAATGAAGCTCGCCGAGATCCGGAACATGGCCAAGGCGCTCAAGGTGAAGAACTATTCCCGGCGCAAGAAGAACGACCTCATCTGGGCCATCCAGCTGGCCGAGGGCCACACGGACTGCTTTCTCAAGATCCCCGGCTGCGGCGTGATGGACTGCCTGTGGCGGCCGGATTGTCAAAGGTCCTGCTGAAGCGACCGGGGCGGCGGGCGCGCTTGGCCGCCGTTCTCCTTGCCTTCGGGGGCTTGGCCGGGGCCGGATGCCTGCGCCCGGCCGTCTTCGTCTACAAGGAGATCCCGGGGGTGGCGGGGGGCTGCGAGGGGTTCATCGCCCTCGGGGCCAGGCGCCCGGCGGTCATCCGGGAGGCCCTCTGCGCCGATCTTCCCCGGATCTTCGACGCCGCGCGGTTCACGGAAGGCCAGCGCCGCGAGGTGATGACAGCCGCCTGCGATCCCGGATCGACGCCGGCGGCCTTCCACAGGCTCTACACCGCGCTCCCGGCACCGCGCCGGGCGGCCCTGGTGCGCGCCCTCGCGGCCCGGGGCTATTCCTTCGACCCGGAGACGTGCGCCGGG harbors:
- a CDS encoding Rho termination factor N-terminal domain-containing protein — translated: MKLAEIRNMAKALKVKNYSRRKKNDLIWAIQLAEGHTDCFLKIPGCGVMDCLWRPDCQRSC